The following proteins are encoded in a genomic region of Streptomyces collinus Tu 365:
- a CDS encoding sugar ABC transporter permease: MSTTTPPEIKPGRPVTPQVVAASRIRPTRRRGERGPLGAALMHGGLIVASLIALAPVAWLFFLSLGPDKDDYLHPGKIMGKLSFSNYSFVLQHTAFFDWFKSTMIVALGTTVIGVFVAATTGYAVSRMRFPGYKSLMWVLLLTQAFPIAILIVPMYEIFSDIGLIDTYWSLIVINCTTAVPYSAWLLKGYFDTIPFEIDEAGRVDGLSPFGTFFRLILPLARPGLAVAAFYNFITAVGEVAFATTFMLDDSKYTFAVGLQTFVSQHDAEWNYMAATAVLIAIPVSVFFYLVQKNLVTGLTAGGTKG, from the coding sequence ATGAGCACCACGACACCCCCCGAGATCAAGCCGGGACGCCCGGTCACCCCGCAGGTCGTCGCCGCCTCGCGCATCCGTCCGACGCGCCGGCGCGGTGAGCGCGGCCCGCTCGGCGCCGCCCTGATGCACGGCGGCCTGATCGTCGCGAGCCTGATCGCGCTGGCCCCGGTGGCCTGGCTGTTCTTCCTGTCCCTCGGCCCGGACAAGGACGACTACCTGCACCCGGGCAAGATCATGGGCAAGCTCAGCTTCTCCAACTACAGCTTCGTGCTGCAGCACACCGCCTTCTTCGACTGGTTCAAGTCGACGATGATCGTGGCCCTCGGCACCACCGTGATCGGTGTCTTCGTCGCCGCGACCACCGGCTACGCCGTCTCGCGCATGCGCTTTCCCGGCTACAAGTCGCTGATGTGGGTGCTGCTGCTCACCCAGGCGTTCCCGATCGCCATCCTGATCGTGCCGATGTACGAGATCTTCAGCGACATCGGCCTGATCGACACCTACTGGTCGCTGATCGTGATCAACTGCACCACCGCCGTGCCGTACAGCGCCTGGCTGCTCAAGGGCTACTTCGACACGATCCCGTTCGAGATCGACGAGGCCGGCCGGGTGGACGGGCTCAGCCCCTTCGGCACCTTCTTCCGGCTGATCCTGCCGCTCGCCCGCCCGGGCCTGGCCGTCGCCGCCTTCTACAACTTCATCACCGCCGTGGGCGAGGTCGCCTTCGCGACGACCTTCATGCTCGACGACTCGAAGTACACCTTCGCCGTCGGTCTGCAGACCTTCGTCAGCCAGCACGACGCCGAGTGGAACTACATGGCCGCCACCGCGGTGCTGATCGCGATACCCGTGTCGGTGTTCTTCTACCTCGTGCAGAAGAACCTCGTCACCGGCCTCACCGCGGGCGGCACCAAGGGCTGA
- a CDS encoding glycoside hydrolase family 13 protein yields MSQQTPAAPAADSAVATVAKRRDWWRDAVIYQVYPRSFADSNGDGMGDLEGVRSRLPYLRDLGVDAVWLSPFYASPQADAGYDVADYRAVDPMFGNLLDADALIRDARGLGLRIIVDLVPNHSSDQHEWFKRALAEGPGSSCRDRYHFRPGKGKNGELPPNDWESIFGGPAWTRVTEPDGTPGEWYLHLFAPEQPDFNWEHPAVGDEFRSILRFWLDMGVDGFRIDVAHGLVKADGLPDLGSHDQLKLLGNDVMPFFDQDGVHAIYRQWRTILDEYAGERIFVAEAWTPTVERTANYVRPDELHQAFNFQYLGTAWDAEELRTVIDRTLEAMRPVGAPATWVLSNHDVTRHATRFANPPGLGTQIRTAGDRALGLRRARAATLLMLALPGSAYIYQGEELGLPDVVDLPDEVRQDPAYFRGAGQDGFRDGCRVPIPWTREGSSYGFGGGGSWLPQPAEWAELSVEAQSGVAGSTLELYRAALSERRARPDLGAGDAVEWLRAPEGVLAFRRGEFVCVANTTGESVTVPAYGRVLLASGEVTEADGEAKVPADTTVWWTAAV; encoded by the coding sequence ATGAGCCAGCAGACCCCCGCAGCCCCGGCCGCCGACTCCGCCGTCGCCACCGTCGCCAAGCGCCGCGACTGGTGGCGGGACGCGGTGATCTACCAGGTCTACCCGCGCAGCTTCGCCGACAGCAACGGCGACGGCATGGGCGACCTGGAGGGCGTACGCTCCCGCCTCCCGTACCTGCGCGACCTCGGCGTGGACGCCGTGTGGCTCAGCCCCTTCTACGCCTCCCCGCAGGCCGACGCCGGCTACGACGTGGCCGACTACCGCGCGGTCGACCCCATGTTCGGCAACCTGCTCGACGCCGACGCGCTGATCCGCGACGCCCGCGGGCTCGGCCTGCGCATCATCGTCGACCTGGTCCCCAACCACTCCTCCGACCAGCACGAGTGGTTCAAGCGCGCCCTCGCGGAGGGCCCCGGCTCCTCCTGCCGGGACCGCTACCACTTCCGCCCCGGCAAGGGGAAGAACGGCGAACTGCCGCCCAACGACTGGGAGTCCATCTTCGGCGGCCCGGCCTGGACCCGGGTCACCGAGCCGGACGGCACCCCCGGTGAGTGGTACCTGCACCTCTTCGCGCCCGAGCAGCCCGACTTCAACTGGGAGCACCCGGCGGTCGGCGACGAGTTCCGCTCCATCCTGCGCTTCTGGCTGGACATGGGTGTCGACGGCTTCCGCATCGACGTCGCCCACGGCCTGGTGAAGGCCGACGGCCTGCCCGACCTCGGCTCCCACGACCAGCTCAAGCTGCTGGGCAACGATGTCATGCCCTTCTTCGACCAGGACGGCGTGCACGCGATCTACCGCCAGTGGCGCACGATCCTGGACGAGTACGCGGGCGAGCGGATCTTCGTGGCCGAGGCGTGGACCCCGACCGTCGAGCGCACCGCCAACTACGTCCGCCCGGACGAGCTGCACCAGGCCTTCAACTTCCAGTACCTGGGCACCGCGTGGGACGCCGAGGAACTGCGGACGGTCATCGACCGCACGCTGGAGGCGATGCGCCCGGTGGGCGCCCCCGCGACCTGGGTGCTGTCCAACCACGACGTCACCCGGCACGCGACCCGGTTCGCCAACCCGCCCGGCCTCGGCACCCAGATCCGCACGGCGGGCGACCGCGCGCTCGGCCTGCGCCGGGCCCGCGCCGCGACCCTGCTGATGCTGGCCCTGCCCGGCTCGGCCTACATCTACCAGGGTGAGGAACTGGGCCTGCCCGACGTGGTGGACCTGCCCGACGAGGTGCGCCAGGACCCGGCCTACTTCCGGGGCGCCGGCCAGGACGGCTTCCGCGACGGCTGCCGGGTGCCGATCCCGTGGACCCGCGAGGGCTCGTCGTACGGCTTCGGCGGTGGCGGCAGCTGGCTGCCCCAGCCGGCCGAGTGGGCCGAGCTGAGCGTGGAGGCGCAGAGCGGCGTGGCCGGCTCGACGCTGGAGCTGTACCGGGCCGCGCTGAGCGAGCGCCGTGCGCGCCCCGACCTGGGCGCGGGCGACGCGGTCGAGTGGCTGCGCGCCCCGGAGGGCGTCCTGGCCTTCCGCCGCGGCGAGTTCGTGTGCGTGGCGAACACCACGGGGGAGTCGGTGACGGTGCCGGCGTACGGCCGGGTGCTGCTCGCCAGTGGTGAGGTGACCGAGGCCGACGGCGAGGCGAAGGTGCCCGCCGACACCACCGTCTGGTGGACCGCGGCGGTCTGA
- the pulA gene encoding pullulanase-type alpha-1,6-glucosidase, which translates to MIPRWPAPRGRRTPRARRAAAVTAAALAAALIQPLTAHAATPPAPPSDAALAAQPARHDDTREQFYFVMPDRFANGDRSNDRGGLTGSRLSTGYDPTDKGFYQGGDLKGLTERLDYIKDLGTTAIWMAPIFKNRPVQGTGANASAGYHGYWITDFTQVDPHFGTNEDLRTLIAKAHARGMKVFFDVITNHTADVVDYKEKAYDYLSKGAFPYLTRDGRPFDDADYADGRRRFPAVDADSFPRTPRVTSRSKVPAWLNDPTMYHNRGDSTYAGESTTYGDFSGLDDLWTERPEVVSGMEKIYERWVKDFGVDGFRIDTVKHVDMDFWTQWATALDRYAAAHGRKNFFMFGEVYTADTSLTSPYVTQGRLDATLDFPFQDAARSYASQGGSAQKLASVFGDDYKYTTDKANAYEQVTFLGNHDMGRIGYFLKQDNPKATDTEILRKDRLANELMFLSRGNPVVYYGDEQGFTGAGGDKDARQTMFASKVADYLDDDEIGTDRTHASDAYDRGAPLYKDIAALAKLRRNNPALTDGVQTERYAADGAGVYAFTRTDARSGTEYVVALNNADEAKTATFTTGSAGMTYRGIYGTHATADSDADRKVTVTVPAGSAVVLKAAGPLAEPTAKPSLTLKAPDAGATGTVELSADVDGGQLDRVVFAAQVGNGAWRTLGSADHAPYRVTQTIGKDVKAGTALRYKAVVVDSAGHTASATATSTTGTTPAPEVPTASSRDYAVVHYKRTDGDYDNWGLYAWGDIADGEATNWPASHPFVGRDAYGAFAYVKLKSGASNVGFLVIDKDGNKDVSADRSIDVTKTGEVWLEQGKADVLTKKPDYPAQDETKAVVHYHRADGNYDGWGLHVWTGAANPTDWSNPLKPVKTDAYGAVFEVPLSAGATSLSYIIHKGDDKDLPTDQSLDLKSNGHEVWLLNGQEKYLLPQPAGSAAALDLTTSKAIWIDRNTVAWNGADGAASTQLLSSRDGSITVKDGALTSDDERWLRLTKTTLTDAQKAKFPHLKDYTAWSVDPRDRDRVRGALAGQLVATQRAANGAVLAATGVQIAGVLDDLYPGATKAALGPTFHAGRPTLAVWAPTAQSVHLDLDGTSVKMRRNDTTGVWSVTGPASWKGKPYRYVVKVWAPSVRKVVTNKVTDPYSVALTANSARSLVVDLNDKKLSPSGWAALSKPKAVPLKDAQIQELHIRDFSVADKTVPAKDQGTYLAFTDKNSDGSRHLRALAKAGTSYVHLLPAFDIATIPEKKADQATPDCDLASYPADSDKQQECVGKAAAKDAYNWGYDPYHYTVPEGSYASDPDGTARTVQFRRMVQALNGDGLRVVMDVVYNHTAASGQAGTSVLDRIVPGYYQRLLADGSVANSTCCSNTAPENAMMGKLVVDSIVTWAREYKVDGFRFDLMGHHPKANILAVRKALDALTLKKDGVDGKKIILYGEGWNFGEVANDARFVQATQAHMAGTGIATFSDRARDAVRGGSPFDSDPGVQGFASGLYTDPNSSTANGTKEEQKARLLHYQDLIKIGLTGNLAKYHFTDTDGKEVTGAEVDYNGAPAGYAAAPGDALAYVDAHDNESLFDALTYKLPKDTSASDRARMQVLAMATAALSQGPALSQAGTDLLRSKSLDRNSFDSGDWFNAIHWNCADGNGFGRGLPMAADNQAKWDYARPLLGAVKVGCPQITGASAAYQDLLRIRTSEKAFSLGTATQVQDRLSFPLSGKGETPGVITMRLGDLVVVFNATPERQEQKIAALAGAHYRLHPVQAAGADTVVRTSSYAAGSGTFTVPARSVAVFTRAAK; encoded by the coding sequence GTGATACCCAGATGGCCGGCGCCCCGGGGGCGCCGTACGCCCCGAGCGAGAAGGGCCGCGGCCGTCACCGCCGCCGCCCTCGCAGCCGCCCTGATCCAGCCACTGACGGCTCATGCCGCCACCCCTCCCGCACCGCCGTCCGACGCGGCCCTCGCGGCCCAGCCCGCGCGGCACGACGACACCCGTGAGCAGTTCTACTTCGTCATGCCGGACCGTTTCGCCAACGGCGACCGGTCCAACGACCGCGGCGGACTCACCGGCTCACGCCTGAGCACCGGGTACGACCCCACCGACAAGGGCTTCTACCAGGGCGGCGACCTCAAGGGCCTGACCGAGCGCCTCGACTACATCAAGGACCTCGGCACCACCGCCATCTGGATGGCGCCGATCTTCAAGAACCGCCCGGTGCAGGGCACGGGCGCCAACGCCTCGGCCGGCTACCACGGCTACTGGATCACCGACTTCACCCAGGTCGACCCGCACTTCGGGACCAACGAGGACCTCCGCACCCTCATCGCCAAGGCGCACGCCAGGGGCATGAAGGTCTTCTTCGACGTCATCACCAACCACACCGCCGACGTCGTGGACTACAAGGAGAAGGCGTACGACTACCTCTCCAAGGGCGCCTTCCCGTACCTGACCAGGGACGGCCGGCCCTTCGACGACGCCGACTACGCCGACGGGCGCCGCAGGTTCCCGGCCGTCGACGCGGACTCCTTCCCGCGCACCCCGCGGGTCACGAGCAGGTCCAAGGTCCCGGCCTGGCTCAACGACCCGACGATGTACCACAACCGGGGCGACTCCACCTACGCGGGTGAGTCCACCACCTACGGCGACTTCTCCGGCCTGGACGACCTGTGGACCGAGCGCCCCGAGGTCGTCAGCGGCATGGAGAAGATCTACGAGCGCTGGGTGAAGGACTTCGGCGTCGACGGGTTCCGCATCGACACCGTCAAGCACGTCGACATGGACTTCTGGACCCAGTGGGCCACCGCGCTCGACCGCTACGCGGCCGCGCACGGGCGGAAGAACTTCTTCATGTTCGGCGAGGTCTACACCGCCGACACCTCCCTCACCTCCCCGTACGTCACCCAGGGCCGCCTCGACGCCACCCTCGACTTCCCCTTCCAGGACGCGGCCCGCTCCTACGCCTCCCAGGGCGGCAGCGCGCAAAAGCTCGCGAGCGTCTTCGGCGACGACTACAAGTACACGACCGACAAGGCCAACGCGTACGAGCAGGTCACCTTCCTCGGCAACCACGACATGGGCCGCATCGGGTACTTCCTGAAGCAGGACAACCCCAAGGCCACCGACACCGAGATCCTGCGCAAGGACAGGCTCGCCAACGAGCTGATGTTCCTCAGCCGCGGCAACCCGGTCGTCTACTACGGCGACGAGCAGGGCTTCACCGGCGCCGGCGGCGACAAGGACGCCCGCCAGACCATGTTCGCCTCCAAGGTCGCCGACTACCTCGACGACGACGAGATCGGCACCGACCGCACCCACGCGAGCGACGCCTACGACCGCGGCGCCCCGCTCTACAAGGACATCGCCGCCCTCGCCAAGCTCCGGAGGAACAACCCGGCGCTCACCGACGGCGTGCAGACCGAGCGGTACGCGGCCGACGGCGCCGGTGTCTACGCCTTCACCCGTACGGACGCACGCTCCGGCACCGAGTACGTCGTCGCCCTCAACAACGCCGACGAGGCGAAGACCGCCACCTTCACGACCGGCTCCGCGGGCATGACGTACCGCGGGATCTACGGCACGCACGCCACGGCGGACTCCGACGCCGACCGCAAGGTCACGGTCACCGTCCCGGCCGGCTCCGCCGTCGTCCTCAAGGCCGCCGGCCCCCTCGCCGAGCCCACCGCCAAGCCGTCCCTCACGCTGAAGGCCCCGGACGCCGGCGCCACCGGCACCGTCGAGCTCTCCGCCGACGTAGACGGAGGCCAACTCGACCGGGTCGTCTTCGCCGCCCAGGTCGGCAACGGCGCCTGGCGCACCCTCGGCTCCGCCGACCACGCCCCGTACCGGGTCACCCAGACCATCGGCAAGGACGTGAAGGCCGGCACCGCCCTGCGCTACAAGGCCGTCGTCGTCGACTCCGCCGGACACACCGCGAGCGCCACGGCCACCAGCACCACCGGCACCACGCCCGCCCCCGAGGTCCCCACCGCCTCCTCCCGCGACTACGCGGTCGTCCACTACAAGCGCACCGACGGCGACTACGACAACTGGGGCCTGTACGCCTGGGGCGACATCGCCGACGGCGAGGCCACGAACTGGCCCGCCAGCCACCCCTTCGTGGGCCGGGACGCCTACGGCGCCTTCGCCTACGTCAAGCTCAAGTCCGGCGCCTCGAACGTCGGCTTCCTGGTCATCGACAAGGACGGCAACAAGGACGTCTCCGCCGACCGGAGCATCGACGTCACCAAGACCGGCGAGGTGTGGCTCGAACAGGGCAAGGCCGACGTCCTGACCAAGAAGCCCGACTACCCGGCGCAGGACGAGACCAAGGCGGTCGTCCACTACCACCGCGCCGACGGGAACTACGACGGCTGGGGCCTGCACGTCTGGACCGGCGCCGCGAACCCCACCGACTGGTCGAACCCGCTGAAGCCGGTGAAGACTGACGCCTATGGCGCGGTCTTCGAGGTGCCGCTCAGCGCGGGTGCCACCAGTCTCAGCTACATCATCCACAAGGGCGACGACAAGGACCTGCCCACCGACCAGTCCCTCGACCTCAAGTCGAACGGCCACGAGGTGTGGCTGTTGAACGGCCAGGAGAAGTACCTGCTGCCGCAGCCCGCGGGCAGCGCGGCTGCACTCGACCTGACCACCTCCAAGGCGATCTGGATCGACCGGAACACCGTCGCCTGGAACGGCGCCGACGGCGCCGCCTCCACCCAGCTCCTCTCCTCCCGCGACGGCTCGATCACCGTCAAGGACGGCGCGCTGACCAGCGACGACGAGCGCTGGCTGCGACTGACCAAGACCACCCTGACCGACGCCCAGAAGGCGAAGTTCCCGCACCTGAAGGACTACACCGCCTGGTCCGTCGACCCCCGCGACCGGGACCGGGTGCGCGGCGCCCTCGCCGGGCAGCTCGTCGCCACCCAGCGGGCCGCGAACGGCGCCGTCCTGGCCGCGACCGGCGTGCAGATCGCCGGCGTGCTCGACGACCTGTACCCCGGTGCGACGAAGGCCGCCCTCGGGCCGACCTTCCACGCCGGCAGGCCGACCCTCGCCGTCTGGGCGCCGACCGCGCAGAGCGTCCACCTCGACCTCGACGGCACGTCCGTGAAGATGCGCCGGAACGACACCACCGGCGTCTGGTCCGTCACCGGCCCGGCCTCCTGGAAGGGCAAGCCCTACCGGTACGTCGTGAAGGTCTGGGCGCCCAGCGTCCGCAAGGTGGTCACCAACAAGGTCACCGACCCCTACTCGGTCGCCCTGACCGCGAACTCGGCGCGCAGCCTCGTCGTCGACCTGAACGACAAGAAGCTCTCCCCGAGCGGCTGGGCGGCCCTGAGCAAGCCCAAGGCCGTACCGCTGAAGGACGCGCAGATCCAGGAGCTGCACATCCGCGACTTCTCGGTCGCCGACAAGACCGTCCCGGCCAAGGACCAGGGCACCTACCTGGCCTTCACCGACAAGAACAGCGACGGCTCCAGGCACCTGCGGGCGCTGGCCAAGGCCGGCACCTCCTACGTGCACCTGCTGCCGGCCTTCGACATCGCCACCATCCCCGAGAAGAAGGCCGACCAGGCCACCCCCGACTGCGACCTGGCCTCCTACCCGGCCGACTCCGACAAGCAGCAGGAGTGCGTGGGCAAGGCCGCCGCGAAGGACGCCTACAACTGGGGCTACGACCCGTACCACTACACGGTCCCCGAGGGCTCCTACGCCAGTGACCCGGACGGCACCGCCCGTACCGTCCAGTTCCGCAGGATGGTGCAGGCGCTGAACGGCGACGGCCTCAGGGTCGTCATGGACGTCGTCTACAACCACACGGCGGCCAGCGGCCAGGCCGGCACCTCGGTGCTCGACCGGATCGTGCCCGGCTACTACCAGCGGCTGCTCGCCGACGGCTCGGTGGCCAACAGCACCTGCTGCTCCAACACCGCGCCCGAGAACGCGATGATGGGCAAGCTGGTCGTGGACTCGATCGTCACCTGGGCCAGGGAGTACAAGGTCGACGGCTTCCGCTTCGACCTCATGGGCCACCACCCGAAGGCCAACATCCTGGCCGTCCGCAAGGCCCTGGACGCGCTGACCCTGAAGAAGGACGGCGTCGACGGCAAGAAGATCATCCTGTACGGCGAGGGCTGGAACTTCGGAGAGGTCGCGAACGACGCCCGGTTCGTGCAGGCCACGCAGGCCCACATGGCCGGCACCGGCATCGCCACCTTCTCCGACCGGGCCCGCGACGCCGTGCGCGGCGGCAGCCCCTTCGACTCCGACCCCGGCGTCCAGGGCTTCGCCTCCGGTCTGTACACCGACCCCAACTCCTCCACCGCCAACGGCACCAAGGAGGAGCAGAAGGCCCGGCTGCTGCACTACCAGGACCTGATCAAGATCGGGCTGACCGGAAACCTCGCCAAGTACCACTTCACCGACACGGACGGCAAGGAGGTCACCGGCGCCGAGGTCGACTACAACGGCGCCCCGGCCGGCTACGCGGCCGCGCCCGGCGACGCCCTCGCCTACGTGGACGCGCACGACAACGAGTCGCTGTTCGACGCCCTGACCTACAAGCTCCCCAAGGACACCTCCGCGTCCGACCGGGCCCGTATGCAGGTCCTGGCGATGGCCACGGCCGCCCTCTCGCAGGGTCCGGCGCTCTCCCAGGCGGGCACCGACCTGCTGCGCTCCAAGTCGCTGGACCGCAACTCCTTCGACAGCGGCGACTGGTTCAACGCCATCCACTGGAACTGCGCCGACGGCAACGGCTTCGGGCGCGGACTGCCCATGGCGGCCGACAACCAGGCCAAGTGGGACTACGCCAGGCCGCTGCTCGGCGCGGTCAAGGTGGGCTGCCCCCAGATCACCGGCGCCTCCGCCGCCTACCAGGATCTGCTGCGCATCCGCACGAGCGAGAAGGCCTTCTCCCTCGGCACCGCCACGCAGGTGCAGGACCGGCTGTCCTTCCCGCTGTCGGGCAAGGGCGAGACGCCCGGCGTGATCACCATGCGCCTCGGTGACCTGGTCGTGGTCTTCAACGCCACCCCGGAGCGGCAGGAGCAGAAGATCGCCGCCCTGGCCGGAGCGCACTACCGGCTGCACCCCGTGCAGGCGGCCGGCGCGGACACGGTGGTGAGGACCTCGTCCTACGCGGCCGGCTCGGGCACGTTCACCGTCCCGGCGCGGTCCGTGGCGGTGTTCACCCGGGCGGCGAAGTAG
- a CDS encoding 5-carboxymethyl-2-hydroxymuconate Delta-isomerase has protein sequence MPQITVDYTAVLDDSDSLDADGFARALHEAVVEIAAARPEACKTLFREAYAAYGYEEMDQSHAIVHVTIGLLAGRSEETKAALTEAVLELLRTHVAPRDGITLHASAEVRDLDPSYRKFER, from the coding sequence ATGCCGCAGATCACCGTCGACTACACCGCCGTGCTGGACGACTCGGACAGCCTCGACGCGGACGGCTTCGCGCGGGCGCTGCACGAGGCGGTCGTCGAGATCGCGGCGGCCCGCCCGGAGGCGTGCAAGACGCTGTTCCGGGAGGCCTACGCCGCCTATGGGTACGAAGAGATGGATCAGTCGCACGCGATCGTGCACGTGACCATCGGTCTCCTCGCCGGGCGGAGCGAGGAGACCAAGGCGGCGCTGACGGAGGCCGTGCTGGAGCTGCTCCGCACGCATGTGGCGCCGCGGGACGGAATCACCCTGCACGCCTCCGCCGAGGTCCGCGACCTCGACCCGTCCTACCGGAAGTTCGAGCGGTAG
- a CDS encoding alpha-amylase: protein MARSTLPMALAVAAAFTIGMYPTTAAASPPGTKDVTAVLFEWNYASVAKECTATLGPAGYGYVQVSPPAEHIQGSQWWTSYQPVSYRIAGRLGDRTAFQNMVNTCHAAGVKVVVDTVVNHMAAGSGTGTGGSSYTKYNYPGLYSSPDFDDCTSQVTNYQDRWNVQHCELVGLADLDTGEEYVRKTIAGYMNDLLTLGVDGFRIDAAKHIPADDLANIKSRLTKPAAYWKQEVIYGAGEAVQPTEYTGNGDVQEFRYAYDLKRVFNNEKLAYLNNYGEGWGYLSSSVAGVFVDNHDTERNGSTLNYKDGAKYTLANVFMLAWPYGAPDINSGYEWSDADAGPPNGGKVNACWQDGWKCQHAWPEIKSMVAFRNATRGQSVTNWWDDGNNAIGFGRGSKGYVAINHESSSLTRTYQTSLAAGTYCNVQNNTTVTVNSNGQFTATLGADTALAIYAGKSGC from the coding sequence ATGGCACGCAGCACCCTCCCCATGGCGCTCGCCGTCGCGGCCGCCTTCACGATTGGCATGTACCCGACTACCGCGGCGGCCTCGCCGCCCGGCACCAAGGACGTCACCGCCGTCCTCTTCGAGTGGAACTACGCCTCGGTCGCCAAGGAGTGCACCGCCACCCTCGGCCCGGCCGGCTACGGCTACGTCCAGGTCTCCCCGCCCGCCGAGCACATACAGGGCTCGCAGTGGTGGACGTCGTACCAGCCGGTGAGCTACCGGATCGCCGGCCGCCTCGGCGACCGCACGGCCTTCCAGAACATGGTGAACACCTGCCACGCGGCCGGTGTGAAGGTCGTGGTCGACACGGTCGTCAACCACATGGCGGCGGGCAGCGGCACCGGCACCGGCGGCTCGTCGTACACGAAGTACAACTACCCCGGTCTCTACTCGAGCCCCGACTTCGACGACTGCACCTCGCAGGTCACCAACTACCAGGACCGCTGGAACGTCCAGCACTGCGAACTCGTGGGCCTGGCCGACCTGGACACGGGCGAGGAGTACGTCCGCAAGACCATCGCCGGCTACATGAACGACCTGCTGACCCTCGGCGTGGACGGCTTCCGCATCGACGCGGCCAAGCACATCCCGGCCGACGACCTCGCCAACATCAAGAGCCGGCTCACCAAGCCCGCCGCCTACTGGAAGCAGGAGGTCATCTACGGCGCGGGCGAGGCGGTCCAGCCGACCGAGTACACCGGCAACGGCGACGTCCAGGAGTTCCGCTACGCCTACGACCTCAAGCGCGTCTTCAACAACGAGAAGCTCGCCTACCTGAACAACTACGGCGAGGGCTGGGGCTACCTGAGCAGTTCGGTGGCCGGCGTCTTCGTCGACAACCACGACACCGAACGCAACGGCTCCACCCTGAACTACAAGGACGGCGCCAAGTACACCCTGGCCAACGTCTTCATGCTGGCCTGGCCGTACGGCGCCCCGGACATCAACTCGGGCTACGAGTGGTCGGACGCGGACGCCGGCCCGCCCAACGGCGGCAAGGTCAACGCGTGCTGGCAGGACGGCTGGAAGTGCCAGCACGCCTGGCCCGAGATCAAGTCCATGGTCGCCTTCCGCAACGCCACCCGCGGCCAGTCCGTGACCAACTGGTGGGACGACGGCAACAACGCCATCGGCTTCGGCCGGGGCAGCAAGGGCTACGTGGCCATCAACCACGAGTCCTCGTCCCTGACCCGCACCTACCAGACCTCGCTGGCGGCGGGCACGTACTGCAACGTGCAGAACAACACGACGGTGACGGTGAACTCGAACGGGCAGTTCACCGCCACCCTGGGCGCCGACACGGCGCTCGCGATCTACGCCGGGAAGTCGGGCTGCTGA
- a CDS encoding TetR/AcrR family transcriptional regulator encodes MSTGVRRRMGVEERRQQLIGVALDLFSRRSPDEVSIDEIASAAGISRPLVYHYFPGKLSLYEAALKRASEDLASRFEEPHEGPLGARLLRVMRRFFDFVDDHGPGFSALMRGGPAVPADGVGSKEHTSATNALIDSVRQAAYDQILSHLNVTDASPRLELVIRTWISLAESTALIWLDGRRIPRSDLERQLVHDFAALAAVSAAYDPDMAALVRAMVEDEPADGPFAELAGRLITLAS; translated from the coding sequence ATGAGTACCGGGGTTCGCCGCAGGATGGGCGTCGAGGAGCGGCGGCAGCAGCTGATCGGCGTCGCGCTCGACCTGTTCAGCCGACGCTCGCCCGACGAGGTCTCCATCGACGAGATAGCCTCGGCCGCGGGCATCTCGCGGCCGCTGGTGTACCACTACTTCCCCGGAAAACTCAGCCTGTACGAAGCCGCGTTGAAGCGCGCCTCGGAGGACCTCGCGAGCCGGTTCGAGGAGCCCCACGAGGGTCCGCTGGGGGCCCGGCTGCTGCGCGTGATGCGCCGCTTCTTCGACTTCGTCGACGACCACGGGCCCGGCTTCTCGGCGCTCATGCGCGGCGGCCCGGCCGTGCCCGCGGACGGGGTCGGCTCGAAGGAGCACACCTCGGCGACCAACGCCCTCATCGACTCCGTGCGCCAGGCCGCCTACGACCAGATCCTGTCGCACCTGAACGTGACCGACGCGTCCCCGCGTCTGGAGCTGGTGATCCGCACCTGGATCTCGCTCGCCGAGTCCACGGCGCTGATCTGGCTGGACGGCCGGCGCATCCCGCGGTCCGACCTGGAACGGCAGCTGGTGCACGACTTCGCCGCGCTGGCCGCGGTCAGCGCGGCCTACGACCCGGACATGGCCGCGCTGGTGCGGGCCATGGTCGAGGACGAGCCGGCCGACGGCCCCTTCGCGGAGCTCGCCGGCCGGCTGATCACTCTGGCGTCCTGA